A window of the Ostrea edulis chromosome 1, xbOstEdul1.1, whole genome shotgun sequence genome harbors these coding sequences:
- the LOC125647866 gene encoding uncharacterized protein LOC125647866 yields the protein MDRAQFMLLVLSLLVLFLSVVFLEFVDAQNIAIDVPRRTIIYGKEDLTVTCSLLQYNTLLKVDSIQLLRNKTDGGEELMAALSATGQTPSHRPGTRIRGSLHPLWSAKLSLTIAKDFIDCRDDDREYMCTMAGMDQLFNPVNQRTEAVPIHIAVKCSSTRAKDTCSSYNSDNHTQNDVIIIGITVAIVIVIIGAGVNFAVWRKYHSK from the exons ATGGATAGAGCACAATTCATGCTGCTCGTATTATCCTTACTTGTTTTATTTCTCAGTGTGGTTTTCTTGG AATTCGTTGATGCCCAGAACATCGCTATAGATGTCCCGCGGAGGACCATAATCTACGGAAAGGAGGATCTTACGGTCACGTGTTCCCTCCTCCAATACAATACTCTTCTCAAGGTGGACAGTATTCAGCTTCTCAGAAACAAAACAGACGGCGGGGAGGAGCTAATGGCTGCCCTATCCGCCACGGGGCAAACCCCATCCCACAGGCCTGGTACACGGATCCGCGGCTCGCTGCACCCTCTGTGGTCTGCCAAACTCAGCCTCACTATAGCTAAAGATTTCATAGATTGCCGAGATGACGACAGGGagtatatgtgtacaatggcGGGAATGGATCAACTTTTTAATCCTGTCAATCAGCGAACAGAAGCAGTGCCAATACATATAGCAG TGAAATGCAGTTCAACACGGGCAAAGGACACATGTTCATCCT ATAACTCTGACAATCACACACAGAATGATGTTATTATAATAGGCATCACTGTTGCCATAGTGATAGTTATCATAGGAGCTGGTGTCAATTTTGCTGTGTGGAGAAAATATCATAGTAAGTAA
- the LOC125652336 gene encoding uncharacterized protein LOC125652336 — MVHPERYLLQQTVAKRIGRLFSLNNYPYVMSFLRPPPTPPKRYDFLPKEFKEDQFLDKGLPMQDVAEETTDGFMPDQAFSKYGRFRYHFNQYSARGLWHVGLFFIFGWGTIFYLAKRKFGKVVDKANERNKKVNDALKRQKAMDLAAEQERAKKILAERSLTL, encoded by the exons ATGGTGCACCCGGAGAGATATTTGTTGCAGCAAACTGTTGCCAAAAGAATTGGCAGACTATTTAGTCTGAATAATTATCCATATGTTATGTCATTTCTCCGACCg CCTCCAACCCCTCCAAAAAGATATGATTTCCTACCTAAAGAGTTCAAAGAAGACCAATTTTTGG ACAAAGGTCTACCAATGCAAGATGTAGCTGAGGAAACTACAGATGGTTTCATGCCTGACCAGGCCTTCTCCAAGTATGGGAGATTCCGTTATCATTTCAATCAGTACTCAGCACGGGGGCTGTGGCAT GTgggtttatttttcatttttggatGGGGAACCATTTTCTATCTAGCTAAACGAAAGTTTGGAAAAGTAGTGGACAAAGCGAACGAGAGGAACAAGAAAGTGAACGACGCTTTAAAGAGGCAGAAAGCAATGGACTTAGCAGCTGAGCAGGAGAGAGCCAAGAAAATCTTGGCTGAGAGATCACTAACTCTGTAG